The following are encoded together in the Manduca sexta isolate Smith_Timp_Sample1 chromosome 22, JHU_Msex_v1.0, whole genome shotgun sequence genome:
- the LOC115442617 gene encoding caprin-1, whose amino-acid sequence MPSAANAKSEKPASSEATDNSPIRQIMTIIEHKIRNLEKRKSKLTSYRDLQKAGKELNSDQKVAVAKYDEVAQTLDFARDLSKQVTSIANAAERDAKKQAKKEAWVRYAAESNKIREVLLILDVLMQMGNNEARNDFLNGTNGAAKLTDEDLKILDELYPEVTPKHEINEEGQPGFHLQVTKAADHLYSIIDGKPKEILGTTYSRIKEIISSVHECGYFDRAVEVISTEVEETHVCVPEEEPPEHLEDEIELEVNAAYPPAGSLPVPPAPAVVPAPAYPLRPLPPITLQEVEHAYFAQQYPQQRPIAEVIGSQNFFFLQESEIDSPVGTPQPPPIPNQPSPPAPIPTQTFTNQHFVQLPGARVPEPGAIPMPPQPHFAPHHEHAGFPSGPVPMPPVQAAHPHGPVPQPPPHAVHAVPVAPQPILQAPQPTAPLVPSAPVVVSPIQPEELPPTSPLVDRDDEATKDNRSPEQEDSNDRKPQGQGDGQGRYRRYGRTGGARGAPNGHRGRGTFQNRQGGDSYRGRQGNDYQSRPMKDGYQNRQYDGYHGRHGKDGYSNRNDGYYGNGDAAEGAQHNENGGRERYGDGSQSYQGGFKGRGRGGIRGAPRGSTRPPRSQQFTRKPENAE is encoded by the exons ATGCCTTCAGCTGCGAATGCAAAGTCTGAAAAGCCAGCTTCTTCGGAGGCTACGGATAATTCGCCAATACGACAGATTATGACAATTATTGAGCATAAAATCCGGAATTTGGAGAAAAGAAAG AGTAAATTAACATCATATCGCGATTTACAAAAAGCTGGAAAGGAGCTAAATTCTGATCAAAAAGTAGCTGTTGCAAAATATGATGAAGTTGCCCAAACATTAGATTTTGCAAGGGACCTGTCGAAACAAGTCACTTCTATTGCTAATGCAGCCGAGCGGGATGCCAAAAAACAAGCTAAGAag GAAGCTTGGGTCCGCTATGCAgctgaaagtaataaaatccgTGAAGTGCTACTCATTCTTGATGTCCTCATGCAAATGGGTAATAATGAGGCACGCAATGATTTTCTAAATGGAACAAATGGCGCTGCTAAACTTACTGATGAGGACTTAAAGATATTAGATGAATT GTACCCTGAAGTGACCCCAAAACATGAAATTAATGAGGAAGGACAACCTGGATTTCATCTACAAGTAACAAAAGCTGCTGATCATCTGTACTCTATTATAGATGGTAAACCAAAGGAAATCCTTGGCACTACTTACTCGCGAATAAAAGAGATTATAAGCAGTGTACATGAATGTGGTTATTTTGATCGAGCTGTTGAAGTAATTTCAACTGAAGTAGAAGAAACTCATGTATGTGTTCCTGAAGAGGAACCACCAGAACACCTGGAGGATGAAATTGAACTAGAAGTTAATGCTGCTTACCCACCAGCAGGTTCACTACCTGTCCCCCCTGCGCCAGCTGTTGTTCCTGCCCCAGCGTATCCCTTGCGTCCATTGCCACCTATCACCTTGCAAGAAGTTGAACATGCATATTTTGCCCAGCAATATCCTCAACAAAGACCTATCGCGGAAGTTATTGGTTCTCAAAATTTCTTTTTCCTTCAAGAATCTGAGATTGATAGCCCAGTTGGTACACCCCAACCACCACCAATTCCAAACCAACCATCACCACCAGCACCAATACCCACACAAACATTTACTAATCAACACTTTGTCCAACTTCCTGGGGCGCGCGTTCCCGAACCTGGAGCAATACCGATGCCCCCACAGCCGCATTTCGCACCACACCATGAGCATGCCGGTTTCCCCTCTGGTCCAGTGCCAATGCCTCCAGTTCAAGCAGCGCATCCACACGGACCGGTTCCCCAACCTCCTCCACATGCAGTACACGCTGTTCCTGTAGCACCGCAACCAATTCTTCAAGCACCGCAACCTACTGCACCCTTAGTCCCTTCGGCTCCTGTTGTAGTCTCTCCCATACAGCCCGAGGAACTACCGCCTACTTCGCCACTAGTTGATAGAGATGATGAAGCAACAAAAGATAACCGAAGCCCTGAGCAAGAAGATAGTAATGACCGCAAACCGCAAGGTCAAGGTGATGGACAAGGCCGTTACAGACGTTACGGGAGAACTGGTGGTGCCAGAGGCGCTCCAAATGGTCACCGCGGCCGTGGTACTTTCCAAAACCGACAAGGTGGTGATAGTTATCGCGGTAGACAGGGAAATGATTATCAAAGTAGACCAATGAAAGATGGCTACCAAAACAGACAGTATGATGGTTATCACGGGAGACATGGTAAAGATGGATATTCAAACAGGAATGATGGATATTACGGTAATGGAGATGCGGCCGAAGGCGCTCAACACAATGAAAATGGAGGCCGCGAGCGATATGGTGATGGTAGCCAAAGCTACCAAGGCGGTTTTAAGGGACGCGGCAGAGGAGGAATACGTGGCGCACCTCGCGGATCCACTCGTCCTCCCCGTTCTCAACAGTTCACAAGAAAACCAGAAAACGCGGAATAG